AACTGCACCCGGTCTTTCAACTGACTAGCCGCCGACTGTCGGTCGGCTGGCAAAGCGGTGTCAGGACAATGACTGTTGACCGACGCTTCCGGCATTGTCCTGAATTCCACGCGTGGAACGTCTGGCGGATCGGTGACAAGCACGGCCCGTTGCCGGATGAGCCGACGGACAACAAGTCCAAGAAGCGGGGCCAGGATGTTCAAGTACAGCCAGAGTCCGAGCCAGAATTTGACCGTGAGCCCCTCGCACCACGGCCAGATGATGTGGACACCGCTGTAGGCCACATATGAGAGTGCAAACGCCGCCTGCGTTTTGAGCGAGAATCCGAAGTTGGCGCGGACGGCAGTTTCAAACTCGCCGACGATGTAGCTAGTGGTGAGTAGGAATATCCAGAGCATGACGACCGTGGTGAGCGAACGTGAAACTGGGTCGAGCAGCAGCCGGAGCAGCGCAATCCCGAGCAGTAGAAGCAGTACCTCAATGAGGATGACAGATTCTTCGCTACGGGATGTGGTGAAACTCATTGCCGGCTCTTCTGGTGCGGGCAGTCTAGTCTGCCTGTTTCCGGCGTCAAGCCCGGCAGGAATTAGTCGTAGGTAATGTCGAATCCGTCAAATTCGTGTTCAAACGGCTCCCACTCGACTGCTACTTCCCGTACTTGCGCTCCTGCTGGCCCGACCCTGAGCCGCGCGATGAACGCTTCAAGGTTGGAGCGGTCTCCTTCGGCCACCGCCTCGACCCGGCCGTCGCGTAGATTGCGTACGAACCCGCCAAGACCCAGCTTTTGTGCCTCGCGCAT
The candidate division WOR-3 bacterium genome window above contains:
- a CDS encoding acylphosphatase; translated protein: MYRSKDAARCRVLVSGRVQGVFFRMFAMREAQKLGLGGFVRNLRDGRVEAVAEGDRSNLEAFIARLRVGPAGAQVREVAVEWEPFEHEFDGFDITYD